One genomic window of Candidatus Nitrospira inopinata includes the following:
- a CDS encoding peptidylprolyl isomerase, which yields MAMQFQKKDPRLTIVTKFGEIAVRLYPDDAPRHVENFLNLARLGFFDGTTFHRVVPGFLLQGGDPLSKQPDRSLHGTGGPGYFLPPEPNDRPHKRGAVSMAKMPRESNSTRDFNDNGSQFFICLDDNNGLDRCYTVFGEVFRGLDVIDQIAAVPRDERDNPLEPIRITVKVKE from the coding sequence ATGGCGATGCAGTTCCAAAAAAAAGATCCGCGCCTCACCATCGTCACAAAATTTGGAGAGATTGCCGTTCGCCTCTATCCCGACGACGCCCCGCGTCACGTCGAAAACTTTCTCAATCTCGCCCGGCTGGGATTCTTCGACGGCACCACGTTCCACCGCGTCGTACCGGGCTTTTTGCTCCAAGGCGGCGATCCGCTCAGCAAACAGCCTGATCGATCCCTGCACGGCACCGGAGGGCCCGGCTATTTTCTTCCGCCCGAACCGAACGACCGCCCCCACAAGCGCGGCGCCGTCTCCATGGCCAAAATGCCCCGCGAGAGCAACAGCACCCGCGACTTCAACGACAACGGCTCGCAATTCTTCATCTGCCTGGATGACAATAACGGCCTTGATCGGTGCTATACCGTCTTTGGGGAAGTCTTCCGGGGCCTCGACGTCATCGATCAAATCGCCGCCGTCCCGCGTGACGAACGGGACAACCCGCTGGAGCCGATCAGGATCACGGTCAAGGTGAAGGAGTAA
- a CDS encoding MFS transporter, whose translation MSGPFSSFPRRSPGHFPPRRLILGLLFAVSVVTYVDRVNISVAARQMMPALGLTDQQMGFVFSAFVIGYALFQIPGGWLADRWGARLVLTIGLLWWSCFTAFTAIAAASFLAGVLGILGALALIRFLLGVGEGVALPTFNRAVTDWLPAHERGFGIGMTIGGIGVGSALTPPLTAWIMVNYGWQTAFYLSAALGIGLAGLWWTVARDHPDGHPQEKERFTLSSDDHPNHSTRSPAIPWTAWRKTPSVRWLVLSYTCLGYVAYIYMSWFYLYLVNVRGFNLLRGGLYAAAPFLAILVFCPLGGWITDRLALKHGVTKGRRIVGQAGMGLAALFIAGGAIIDSPHWAIANLSFGAGWLYFSVGAYWSSTSDLSRTHAGSLSGLMNMGANVGGAVSPSLTPWIAEQWGWPLSLSVAALIALAGGLMWLKIDPEKGLYPCENTARG comes from the coding sequence GTGAGCGGGCCGTTCTCTTCTTTCCCTCGGCGGTCGCCGGGTCATTTCCCTCCACGCCGGCTGATTCTCGGACTGCTCTTTGCCGTCAGCGTCGTGACCTACGTGGATCGAGTCAATATTTCCGTCGCCGCGCGCCAAATGATGCCGGCGCTCGGGTTGACCGATCAACAAATGGGGTTCGTCTTTTCCGCCTTCGTCATCGGGTATGCCCTGTTTCAAATTCCGGGCGGATGGTTGGCGGATCGATGGGGAGCCCGCCTGGTGCTGACCATCGGGCTCCTCTGGTGGTCATGTTTCACCGCCTTCACCGCAATCGCCGCCGCCTCGTTTCTGGCCGGTGTCCTGGGAATCCTCGGTGCGCTGGCGCTGATACGGTTTCTGCTCGGAGTCGGCGAAGGGGTGGCGCTGCCCACGTTCAACCGCGCCGTGACGGATTGGCTCCCGGCTCACGAACGCGGCTTCGGCATCGGCATGACCATCGGGGGAATCGGCGTCGGCTCCGCCCTTACTCCCCCGCTGACGGCGTGGATCATGGTGAACTACGGTTGGCAAACCGCCTTCTATCTTTCGGCCGCTCTTGGAATCGGGCTGGCCGGTCTGTGGTGGACCGTCGCTCGTGACCATCCAGACGGCCATCCGCAGGAGAAAGAAAGGTTCACACTTTCTTCCGACGATCATCCCAATCATTCCACAAGATCGCCTGCCATTCCATGGACCGCCTGGCGAAAGACTCCGTCGGTGCGGTGGCTTGTCCTAAGTTACACGTGTCTGGGATACGTGGCTTACATCTACATGTCGTGGTTTTATCTCTACCTCGTGAACGTTCGCGGGTTCAACCTCCTGCGGGGCGGTCTGTATGCCGCCGCTCCGTTCCTCGCCATCCTCGTATTCTGCCCGCTGGGAGGATGGATCACGGATCGGTTGGCCTTGAAACACGGCGTCACCAAAGGTCGCCGCATCGTCGGCCAGGCGGGAATGGGATTGGCCGCGCTTTTTATCGCCGGCGGCGCGATCATTGACTCGCCCCATTGGGCCATCGCCAATCTCTCGTTCGGCGCCGGGTGGCTCTATTTCTCGGTCGGAGCCTATTGGTCTTCCACCAGCGATCTCTCAAGAACCCACGCCGGAAGTTTGTCCGGGCTGATGAACATGGGGGCCAACGTCGGAGGAGCCGTCTCCCCCTCCCTCACACCCTGGATCGCCGAACAATGGGGATGGCCCCTCTCACTCTCCGTCGCGGCGCTGATTGCGCTTGCCGGGGGGCTCATGTGGCTGAAGATCGATCCGGAAAAAGGTCTGTATCCGTGTGAAAACACGGCGCGTGGCTAG
- the amrB gene encoding AmmeMemoRadiSam system protein B: MSTETVRDPKQYPVLRNLQYSPIKQGEDSFIVLWDPTGLSQEKLVLPLNYFFIIQHFDGRHSLTDILSLYLKRFGEFLLPDKIERLVNELDEKLFLEGARTEAALARAMDAYRQAPCRKPTFAGRGYEAEGIKLRRQVEGFFSSQEGPGFEPSVHAGKPIKGLVTPAYDLKQAGPVYAWAYKELREAVQPDLYVIMGTASAGPVRPFTATDKDFETPLGLVRTDQPIMARLRDRLPDSFHEDLCHQAESSIEFQLPFLQEVVGREKAFTIVPILCSFSAIEMADHALKQGVRAFLDGLREILREDGRPYCVIAAGELAHLGLRYGDKEPPTDFSFHRSMQRDLEMLKFVEELKADEFADFLLKEEDRRRITGFAPIYSLLRLIQAEKGEVLRYDRGITDQFNSTVTYVSMAFF, from the coding sequence ATGTCCACCGAAACCGTGAGAGATCCCAAACAGTATCCGGTGCTCCGGAATCTTCAGTACTCTCCCATCAAGCAGGGGGAAGACTCGTTCATTGTGTTGTGGGATCCGACGGGGTTGAGCCAAGAAAAGCTGGTGCTGCCGCTGAATTATTTTTTCATCATCCAACATTTCGACGGCCGCCATTCTCTAACGGACATTCTCTCGCTGTATCTCAAACGGTTCGGCGAGTTTCTTCTGCCCGACAAGATCGAACGGTTGGTGAACGAGCTGGACGAAAAACTGTTCCTTGAAGGGGCTCGCACCGAGGCGGCGTTGGCACGGGCCATGGATGCCTACCGGCAAGCCCCTTGTCGGAAGCCCACGTTTGCGGGACGAGGTTATGAAGCCGAAGGTATCAAGCTGAGAAGGCAGGTCGAGGGATTCTTCTCATCTCAGGAAGGGCCGGGGTTCGAGCCGTCCGTTCATGCCGGCAAGCCGATCAAGGGGCTGGTGACGCCGGCCTATGATCTGAAGCAAGCCGGACCTGTCTATGCCTGGGCGTACAAAGAGTTGCGGGAGGCGGTGCAGCCCGATCTCTATGTCATCATGGGGACCGCTTCAGCGGGGCCGGTGCGTCCGTTTACCGCGACGGACAAGGATTTTGAAACACCCCTTGGCCTGGTCCGTACGGATCAGCCGATCATGGCGCGGCTCAGGGATCGCCTGCCCGATTCATTTCACGAAGATCTGTGTCACCAAGCCGAGTCCTCGATCGAGTTTCAATTGCCGTTTTTGCAGGAGGTCGTGGGTCGTGAGAAGGCTTTCACCATCGTGCCGATTCTCTGTTCCTTTTCGGCGATTGAGATGGCCGATCACGCGTTGAAACAGGGAGTGAGGGCGTTTCTCGACGGCCTGCGGGAGATTCTCCGCGAGGACGGCCGACCCTATTGCGTGATCGCCGCGGGGGAGCTGGCGCATCTCGGCTTACGCTACGGCGACAAGGAGCCGCCGACGGATTTTTCGTTCCACCGGTCCATGCAGCGGGACCTTGAAATGCTCAAGTTTGTCGAAGAGCTCAAGGCCGACGAGTTTGCCGACTTTCTCCTCAAGGAAGAGGATCGGCGCCGCATTACCGGTTTCGCGCCGATCTATTCGCTCTTGCGGCTGATTCAGGCTGAAAAGGGCGAAGTGCTTCGTTACGACCGCGGTATCACCGATCAGTTCAATTCCACCGTCACCTACGTCAGCATGGCGTTCTTCTAA
- a CDS encoding FKBP-type peptidyl-prolyl cis-trans isomerase, with protein MRTFIAIMGTSLLLAGSPALAATQEPANEDQKTLYALGLAISQSLSTFALNETELEMVKTGMVDGVLKRTPKVDLQAYGPKIQQLQQTRLGVLAEQEKKAGAAFLAKAASEKGSVKTESGAVITPIKLGSGATPKSTDTVKVHYHGTLIDGTVFDSSVKRGEPATFPLDQVITCWTEGVQQIKVGGKSRLICPSNLAYGDRGSPPVIKPGATLVFEVELLEIVSK; from the coding sequence ATGCGCACCTTCATCGCCATTATGGGAACATCGCTCCTCTTAGCCGGCTCGCCGGCGCTGGCCGCCACCCAAGAGCCCGCGAACGAGGACCAAAAAACCTTGTACGCCCTTGGTCTGGCCATCAGCCAATCGCTTTCGACGTTTGCGCTCAATGAAACCGAACTCGAGATGGTCAAGACCGGCATGGTCGACGGCGTGCTGAAACGGACGCCGAAAGTCGATCTCCAGGCCTACGGCCCCAAGATTCAACAGCTTCAGCAAACCAGGCTCGGCGTCCTGGCGGAACAGGAGAAAAAAGCGGGCGCCGCGTTTCTTGCGAAAGCCGCGTCCGAGAAAGGATCGGTCAAAACCGAATCCGGAGCCGTCATCACTCCCATCAAGCTCGGCTCCGGCGCGACTCCCAAATCGACCGACACGGTCAAAGTCCATTACCACGGGACGTTGATCGATGGAACCGTCTTCGACAGCTCCGTCAAACGAGGCGAGCCGGCCACGTTTCCTCTCGATCAAGTCATCACCTGTTGGACCGAAGGCGTTCAGCAGATCAAGGTCGGCGGAAAGAGCCGCTTGATCTGCCCGTCGAATCTTGCTTACGGAGATCGCGGCTCTCCACCCGTCATTAAACCGGGCGCGACGTTGGTATTTGAAGTCGAGTTGCTGGAGATCGTTTCCAAATAA